The following coding sequences are from one Lusitaniella coriacea LEGE 07157 window:
- a CDS encoding Uma2 family endonuclease — protein MVAQLQSPKPKLAVTWDALPPDYVLPDDPVENIQQPWLAAALTDALGAANRTQPQMLMGSNFGLVATVNKKIVVKAPDWFYVSQVKPVAEGKIRRSYTPNLEGDSVAVVMEFLSDTEGGELSIRATPPYGKLYYYEQVLKVPTYVTYDPYELSLEVRCLQEGCYQRQAPDSHGRYWIEELELFLGIWYGERLGQTINWLRWWDGEGNLLLWSSEQAERLAAKLRELGVDPQQLF, from the coding sequence ATGGTTGCCCAACTTCAATCTCCCAAACCCAAGCTCGCGGTCACTTGGGACGCGCTTCCCCCCGATTACGTCTTACCCGATGACCCCGTGGAAAACATTCAACAACCTTGGCTGGCTGCTGCTCTCACCGATGCTCTGGGTGCGGCAAATCGTACCCAACCTCAAATGTTGATGGGGTCTAACTTTGGGCTGGTTGCTACGGTAAACAAGAAAATCGTGGTCAAAGCGCCAGATTGGTTCTATGTTTCCCAGGTTAAACCCGTTGCTGAGGGGAAAATTCGACGCAGCTACACGCCTAACCTCGAAGGCGATTCAGTTGCGGTGGTCATGGAGTTCCTTTCGGATACAGAAGGGGGCGAACTCTCCATTCGCGCGACACCTCCTTACGGAAAACTCTACTACTACGAACAGGTTCTCAAAGTCCCCACTTATGTGACCTACGATCCTTACGAATTGAGTTTAGAAGTTCGATGCTTACAAGAAGGTTGCTATCAGCGTCAAGCACCGGATTCTCATGGAAGATATTGGATTGAGGAGTTGGAACTGTTTTTGGGAATTTGGTATGGAGAACGTCTGGGACAAACCATCAATTGGTTGCGTTGGTGGGATGGGGAGGGCAATTTGTTGCTTTGGAGTAGCGAACAAGCGGAACGCCTTGCTGCCAAATTACGCGAGTTAGGGGTCGATCCTCAGCAGCTATTTTGA
- a CDS encoding RecQ family ATP-dependent DNA helicase: MLQKIKNELMENSWDSVRETFKKIWGYEAFRPPQGEIVRSLLAGQDALIVLPTGGGKSICFQLPALLQTGLTLIISPLVALMENQVQELRERRLPAALLHSQVPRYQRKQTLQAIEQQKLRLLYLSPETLLSPPVWQRIVQPHVRINGLILDEAHCLVQWGETFRPAYRRLGAVRPTLLQHKPPGQKIAIAAFTATANPQAQKTLQHALKLRNPQSFLISPYRPNLHLKVRAICTPRGRRQQMLKFIQSHGKQSGLVYVRSRRDSEELAQWFQSSNYSTAAYHAGLSAEERRTIEGQWLKGTLQFVICTSAFGMGINKPDVRWIVHFQAPQLLSEYIQEVGRGGRDGKPTEALTLMSEPTGWFNPEDKSRDRFFREQLQKKYQQAQRISRQLPPQGEIAAVSQEFKGGEFALALLHSAGQIEWLDPFHYQRRSEAAQGNLKQLSATQQRAQREMNRYLTTRGCRWQFLLNAFGFSSETGTLHCGRCDNCLKRRR, encoded by the coding sequence ATGCTACAAAAAATAAAAAACGAATTGATGGAAAATAGCTGGGATAGCGTTCGGGAAACCTTCAAAAAAATTTGGGGCTACGAAGCATTTCGCCCACCTCAAGGAGAAATTGTTCGCAGTCTTCTCGCAGGACAAGATGCGCTTATTGTCCTCCCCACAGGGGGCGGTAAATCCATCTGTTTCCAACTCCCCGCCTTACTACAAACGGGATTAACCCTCATCATTTCCCCTTTAGTAGCGTTGATGGAAAACCAAGTGCAGGAATTGCGCGAACGCCGCCTTCCGGCTGCACTGCTACACAGCCAAGTCCCCCGATACCAACGCAAGCAAACCCTCCAAGCCATCGAACAACAAAAATTACGCCTCCTCTACCTTTCCCCAGAAACCCTCCTCAGTCCTCCGGTATGGCAGAGAATCGTGCAACCTCACGTTCGGATTAATGGCTTAATTCTCGATGAAGCCCATTGTTTGGTGCAGTGGGGAGAAACCTTTCGCCCTGCCTATCGACGTTTGGGTGCAGTTCGCCCAACATTACTTCAACATAAGCCGCCGGGACAGAAAATCGCGATCGCGGCGTTCACCGCCACAGCCAATCCTCAAGCTCAAAAAACCCTGCAACACGCCCTAAAACTTCGCAATCCCCAATCCTTTCTCATCAGTCCCTATCGCCCCAATCTCCATCTCAAAGTACGCGCAATTTGTACCCCTAGGGGACGGCGACAGCAGATGTTGAAATTCATTCAATCCCACGGCAAACAATCGGGATTAGTTTACGTGCGTTCCCGTCGAGACAGCGAAGAACTCGCTCAATGGTTTCAATCCTCAAACTATTCAACCGCCGCTTACCATGCAGGATTAAGCGCGGAAGAACGACGCACCATCGAAGGGCAATGGTTAAAAGGAACGCTGCAATTTGTCATCTGTACCTCTGCGTTTGGCATGGGAATCAACAAACCAGACGTGCGTTGGATTGTTCATTTTCAAGCACCGCAATTGCTCTCGGAATATATTCAAGAAGTGGGCAGAGGCGGCAGAGATGGCAAACCCACAGAGGCACTAACCTTGATGAGCGAACCTACGGGATGGTTTAATCCAGAAGATAAGTCGCGCGATCGGTTTTTTCGCGAACAACTTCAAAAAAAATACCAGCAAGCCCAACGCATTTCTCGACAGTTACCGCCCCAAGGGGAAATCGCTGCGGTTTCTCAAGAGTTCAAAGGCGGCGAATTTGCCCTAGCATTGCTCCACAGTGCGGGACAAATTGAGTGGTTAGACCCTTTTCACTATCAACGGCGTTCTGAAGCAGCACAGGGCAACTTAAAACAATTGAGTGCAACCCAGCAGCGCGCGCAACGAGAAATGAATCGATATTTAACTACCAGAGGCTGTCGCTGGCAGTTTTTGCTCAATGCCTTCGGCTTCTCTTCTGAAACTGGAACATTACACTGCGGTCGTTGTGACAATTGCCTGAAACGACGGCGTTAG